A segment of the Chrysiogenia bacterium genome:
CTACCTCAAGGAAGCGGACGAAGCGCACATCGTAAACATCTCGAGCGCCGCGGGCTTTGCCGGCATTCCGGGTATGTCGGCCTACTGCGCGACCAAGTTCGCCGTGCTGGGGCTCACCGAATCGCTTCGCGTGGAGCTCTCCGAGCACGGCATCGGCGTGACCAGCATCCATCCGGGCGCGATCAAGACAAACATCCTGAATACGACTCGCTACGGCAAGGAAACAGGCCGCACCAGCACGATGGAGCAGTTCGGCGAGGGCTTCATGGAAAAATTCGGACGCCCGCCCGAGGTTGCGGCAAAGAAGATCGTCGATGCGATTGCCCACAACGAGACGCGCATCCGCATCGGCGCCGAGTCCTATCTCATCGACATTCTCAAGCGCTACGCCCCTGTTCGCAGCGAGGCATTTCTTTCCTTCTTTGAACGGCGCCTTTCAAACCAGGCTTAACAATTTTCGGAGGTGAATCATGGGCATTCTCGCACAGCAGGCACAGCGAATCGGACTCGGCAGATCGAGAAAATCAGCAACCGGGAAAGACGTGGACTACGAAGTTATTGTGGTCGGCGCGGGTTTTTCCGGCATCGGCGCGGGCATTGCGCTCAAGAAGGCGGGGATCAACTCCTTCGTCATTCTCGAAAAGGCCCACGACCTGGGCGGCACCTGGCGTGACAACACCTATCCGGGCATTGCCGTCGATATCACCTCACTGACCTATTCCTTTTCCTTCGAGCAGAACCCGCGCTGGTCGCGGCTCTTCGCGCCGGGCGCCGAGCTGCAGGCCTATGCCAACCACTGCACGGACAAGTACAAGCTGCGCTCCCACATGCGCTTCAACACCACCGTCAAGCGGGCGGTTTTCGATCAGAAGAAACACCGCTGGCACATGGAGCTCGAAGACGGCAATTCGCTGAGCGCGCGTTTTGTCATCAACGCCACCGGCGGCCTCACCCAGCCCAAGAAGCCCGACATCAAGGGCATCGACAGCTTCGAAGGGAAGATGGTCCACACCGCGCGCTGGGATCACAGCTACGACCTGCGTGGCAAGCGCGTGGCTGTGATCGGCACGGGTGCGACCTCCGTGCAGCTCGTCCCGGCCATCGCCGACAAGGTCGAGCACATGGACGTCTACCAGCGCACGCCCATCTGGCTGCTCTCCAAGCCCGACTACGCGATGCCCGACGCCCTCAAGACGGCCTTCCAGTATGTGCCCGGCGCGCAGACGGGCGTGCGCCTGCTTACCACCGCAGCCACCGAGGTCGTGATGGTGCTCGGCGTCGTCTACAACAAGCAGGTGCCAGGCCTTGTAAAGGCCGGCGAGCGCGCCTGCCTGCGCAACCTTGAAAAGCAGGTCCCTAACGACCCCGAGCTGCGCCGCAAGCTCACGCCCAGCTACGGCTTTGGCTGCAAGCGGCCCAGCTTCTCAAACGAATACTTCAAGACCTTCACCCGCGAGGATGTGGACCTCGTCACCGAGCCCATTCGCGAGATCACCAAAGACGCGATCATCACCGCCGACGGGCAGGAGCGCAAAATCGATACGCTTATTCTGGCCACCGGCTTCAAGGTCTTCGAGAAGGGGAACCTTCCGCCCTACGAGATCTACGGCGTGGGCGGCACCGAGCTTGGCAAGTTCTGGGAAGACAACCGCTTCCAGGCCTACGAGGGAGCCACCGTGCCGAAGTTCCCCAACTACTTTGCCGTACTGGGCCCTTACTCCACCTCGGGCGCCTCGTGGTTCGCCATGGTCGAGTGCCAGACCCGCCACGCGCTTCGCTGTATCAAGGAAGCGCGCCGCCGCCAGGCTACTTACGTGGAAGTAAAGCAGAAACCCCACGACGACTACTTCAAGGAAATCCAGCGGCGCCAGCAGAATACGGTCTTCTTCAACAACAACTGCGGGGCCGCCAACAGCTACTACTTCGACCAGCACGGCGACGCGCCCTTCCTGCGCCCTTCCTCGGGATTCGAGATGTGGCTCCACAGCCACACCTTCCCCCTGGGACACTACCGGTTCAAGAAACCCGGGTGGCTGCCGGCGCAGGCGCAGGCCTGAGCCCCGGTTCGCTTCAAAAAAGACCGGGCCCGCAGGCAAATGCCTGCGGGCCCGGTTTGCATTTGTCACTGCAGGTATGATTTGCTCGCACGGAGGAGAGTCGCTCACCCGTGCCCCTGAAGTTCCACCACGCCTTTGTCTTCTCCTCGCCCGGCGCGCCGGAGGCCGACGCGCTGCTGGACGCCGGTTTCCTCGAAGGCGCTTCCAACGTCCACGCCGGTCAGGGCACGCGCAACCGGCGCTTCTTTTTTGAAAACGGGATGCTCGAGTTCTTGTGGGTGTGCGAGGAGAGCGAAGTACAAAGCCCGGCCATCGCGCACACCGGGCTCCGGGAG
Coding sequences within it:
- a CDS encoding SDR family NAD(P)-dependent oxidoreductase, coding for MKRLRDRVAVVTGAGSGIGKATSIELARRGCHLALVDMNEEAAQKTALEIERLGGRASVHQADVSKAARMKALAKEVAAEHGKINIVVNNAGVGVGGAFEDSTLEDWKWVIDVNVWGVVHGCMYFLPYLKEADEAHIVNISSAAGFAGIPGMSAYCATKFAVLGLTESLRVELSEHGIGVTSIHPGAIKTNILNTTRYGKETGRTSTMEQFGEGFMEKFGRPPEVAAKKIVDAIAHNETRIRIGAESYLIDILKRYAPVRSEAFLSFFERRLSNQA
- a CDS encoding NAD(P)/FAD-dependent oxidoreductase, whose amino-acid sequence is MGILAQQAQRIGLGRSRKSATGKDVDYEVIVVGAGFSGIGAGIALKKAGINSFVILEKAHDLGGTWRDNTYPGIAVDITSLTYSFSFEQNPRWSRLFAPGAELQAYANHCTDKYKLRSHMRFNTTVKRAVFDQKKHRWHMELEDGNSLSARFVINATGGLTQPKKPDIKGIDSFEGKMVHTARWDHSYDLRGKRVAVIGTGATSVQLVPAIADKVEHMDVYQRTPIWLLSKPDYAMPDALKTAFQYVPGAQTGVRLLTTAATEVVMVLGVVYNKQVPGLVKAGERACLRNLEKQVPNDPELRRKLTPSYGFGCKRPSFSNEYFKTFTREDVDLVTEPIREITKDAIITADGQERKIDTLILATGFKVFEKGNLPPYEIYGVGGTELGKFWEDNRFQAYEGATVPKFPNYFAVLGPYSTSGASWFAMVECQTRHALRCIKEARRRQATYVEVKQKPHDDYFKEIQRRQQNTVFFNNNCGAANSYYFDQHGDAPFLRPSSGFEMWLHSHTFPLGHYRFKKPGWLPAQAQA